TCAATAATGGACTTATTATTTGTGCAAAAGCATGGAACTGATTCGAGTCCGCTATTCCCCAAAAGTGGGAGATTGGAAAATTTCAAGGAGATCGACCGACAGTGGATGAGAGTAAGGCGCTGGTAAAAGTGGGCGAAATATTGCCCAAAACACCGAATAGGGAAATTGTCACCCGGTCCCGGGCGATGGCAGCTAGTGGGTCAATGTTCGTGACGATTCACACGTTATAAGGGTTGTCTGGTGAAAGTCTGTCAGCTTCAGGGCGAGACCGAAAAATTGATCACAAAATGATCACGGTGTTATTGTTCTTTATTGATCTTTGTTACCATATCGGTGGGGATTTTGAGGCTAAGCCAGTGCGTTGTAACCCTCCGTTCCACGGTATCAGTGCCTAAGTGACGGGTTCCGAAGACCGATGCTCTATCCACTGAGCTACGGGCGCTTGTACGCTCAACATTATAGCTGAAGTACCCTCTGACTTACAAGGTTGGTTTATGTGGTTTTTTCGCATTAGTGAACTCTCCTCTGTTTTTATCAGACTCAGCGTAGCTTCAGGATTTTGTGAACACTTTAGTTAACAAATACCAGCCCAGAGGCTAACAGTGAAGTGCCACTTTGTCAACACTGTTCACGCATATGCAGTATTCTCGTTCAGAGATTACCGTTCACGCTGTTCAGAACCGTTAAAACGTATTAACCGTTGACATTTGAACAAGGTTAGTGTCAACCAGTCCACACAAGGGGGTATTTTCCACGAACATCTCCTAATCCACTGGACTATTTGAGCAAGCTGAGTGTAAATGGATTCAAAGAACCATGATTAAACAGTCCCACAAAAAATACACGGACCGATATGAACCAGATTCAGCAGGTATGATTGAAGGACTTTACAACCTATCCAGTAGCACTGCTGTCCAAGATAATTCCTTAACCCCCTTTTGGATGAGTTTTTTGTGCCTGTAAAATAGCTCGATGTAAGGTTTTCATTTTCGACCCCCCCCCAAATTTGAAGGGTGATGCGTGCAAGAAAAGGGATGCTGTCTAAAACGCCATCCTGAGCTGGGGGTCAGGCAGTTGAGGTGGAGTTTCAAAAGGATCATCGAGCCAATTCCAGAGATCACGGTAGGAAAACAGGTTCAGACGAAGCAGCGCCACCAGGCGGCAAAGAGGCAAGTTGCATTGAGAGCGAAACTGGAGATACTTGAGCAACAGCACGGCAATCACTGCTGTCCAAATCTGTGTCTTGAGAGCATTGGGGCTGGTACCGACGAAGGTCTTGATCTTCAGATGCTGTTTGAGCACCTTGAAGAAGAGTTCGATCTCCCAGCGATCCCGATAGATACTGGCGATGGTGGTGGACCCAAAGCGAAGGTGATTGGTGAGAAGCTCGATCTCCCTCTGGTTTTGCTCATCCCAGACGACTACCCGCCGCAACAGCCAGAGATACTTCAGACGGGCCCGGTATTCGGTGAAACGGATGATCTGGTCGGCAAGGATATTGGGTCACTGGGGAAGAGGGCGGTTCTCCAGTACTTCATAAACGGCATTGCTCTTGAGCCGGGTGACGAAGAAGATGCCTGCTTTATTCCATTGAGCGAAGAGATCGAAGTCGTAGTAGCCCCGATCGACGGCGACGATGCTGCCGGTGGGAAGGGTGAAATGACGAGCCACAGTAACGTCGGCTGCCTTCCCCTCGGTGATCACGGCGAAATCGGGCAGATACCCGTCATGATCCAGGAGGAGATGGAGCTTGACAGCGCCCTTGGTCTGGCGGAAGTCAGCCCAAGGGAAAAGGCTGAGACAAAGGTCGATGGTGGTAGAATCGAGGCTGAGCAGCCTGTTCTTGAAACGGAATTTCCTCTTCTTTCCAGGGCTTTGGTTGCTGAAGAGATCACGCAGGTGAAAGAAAACCTCCTGATACAGTTGCCAGGGACGATGGGCATTGGCGTAAGAAAGGGTGCTCTTGGCAGGTGCGGAATGCAATCCCAGATGACTGAGCTTGCCGCAGGTGACGGCCAAGCCGTCGCTGATCTCCCGCAGACTCTTGCATTGGGCCATCTGGCAAAACAGCATGGAGACGTACTGGTCCCAGGAGGAGAATCCCTTGGCATGGCGTTCCGCCCCGCACTTATGAACCAGCCTCCCAAAAGAAAGCCGGGGCACCACTTCCACCATATTACTTCGGTGGTCTCTTCTCAATTACCCGTCACGAAAGTTATCTTGGACAAGTATGTCCCAAGCCAGATACGAAACGTTTTAGCGAATTGATCACGAGGCTGAACACCATCCGATCCTGCGCGGACGAACTGCACCGCCAGGGACACGGGGAGTTAACGGTTCCTCCCGCCACAAAGCGAATATTTGAGTCGTACTACGAGCGATATTACGTCAGATGCTCAAACGAGACACTGGGTGCCAACTTGATAGCCCGTATCCAGACGTACCTCTGGAAGTTCTGCCTCCTGTTCGCCGCTTGCGATCTCAGTGCCGAGATCAGACCCGAGCACATCGACAGGGCCATCATCATTGCGGATTTCCTGGAGCGTTCCATGCTGTACGTTTTCCATGGTTTCGGTGGCGATCCTAAACAAGCGGATGAAGCCGAACTCCTTCGATACCTGCGGGGCAAAGGGCAGGTATCGAACCGGGATGTCTACAGCGGCCTGCACTTACATCGCCGACGAGCGGACCTGGCCGACGATTGTGCTCATCCGAACCGGGTCGAAAGAGCACAATCGTATGCTGTGCGCAAGGGCGAGATCAAAGGGTTATATTCTCCATGCCGATGGTTCTGGCATAGGTAAATTCCAATTACTCATGGATCAGACGATAAGAACGGTAAGAACGGCCCACTTGGATTATCGTCTCATAACTAATAACACCTGGTATACTCCGGAGATCACGGATAAGAAAGCGATACATTTTTTCCGTATTCGGAAAAGCCATGTATGCCAGCAGGTTAAAGCTTCCCGCGACAATGGCCACATGCGTGACTCTAGTATTCGCGGCCAAGGTATGAGCTGCAGGGAAAATCATGTCAAGCTTGACCTTCAAGAACACGTAAACCGGCACAACAAGACCAACTGCCGATAGATCAGCATGGCTGATCACGCTCACCACTTTCTCTGTTAGGAGTTTTTTGAGCTTCCTGGCTGTCGTCTGTCGAGTCATGCCTGTCCTCTTGCCCAAGATACCGATGCTCTGTCTGGGATTCAACTCAAGTTCTCGTATCAACCGCAGTTCCGAATCCTCCAGACAACGTGGCGCGGTCTTTTGGTACCCAGCAATGGTAGTGTTAGATAGCCCGGTGTAGTAATCTTTGACCTCGTGAAGGATCGTCATCACTTCAATGTCTGCTATGTTGTCAAAGCGACTCAATTCATTGCTCATCCATTTGAGGAAGTCCTGGGAGTTATGGAACATAGCGTAGATTACCATGTCATAACGCCCTGTAGTTAAACTAATCGCCTGGATGTTTTTGCAAACTGCGAGATCTTTTGCGACATCAGAGGGGGGGGCAAGGGTAGTTTTCACACCTAGAACAACCTTGGAATCGAAGCCAAAGAAACGAGGATCGACTATCGCAGCGAAATCAATGATACCATCGGCGACCATTTTTCTCAGTTTACTTGATACAGTTGTTGCACTTATGCCGAGTTTTCCGGCAAGATCTCGAGTGCTTTGCCTGGCATCAGACCTCAACTCTTTGATGAGCATCTGATCTGACTCAGTGAGAACTGTCAGTACAGATGTGGTCATGGTATCTCCCCATACGTAGCATCATGTTTAGGCGATGCCACTGAGTCCGACAGGACAATCTGGCCATCAAAGGAAAGACCAAAGACAATCTCGTCGACACGGCGTTTGGTGAAGTGATTCATACCTCTAACCATGACAATCGATCATTCACTAGCCATTACCATTCAATACTTGCTTCCGTCTATGTCAGATGCAAGTATTCGGAATATGTGAATTGTAGTATTGCTATGACTTGACTGTCAAGAGCTTGCATTGCTTCATATCAACATTTGGTTCCGGGCATGCGGACTAAAGGTGGTGGGACTGCATGCACACAAATCGCACAGATGGTTTATATTATACAATTAAACTGTGCTAATGTACAACTGAAATTTAAAATGGTTGACAGATGTCATATATAGTGATAAGATATGCCCAATATGAGCGGAACGTCAACAATCTGATGGCGGTCGGCCAAAGCGCTGGTTGAAACTTAAAAGGAGAAGCCAATTGGTCGTAGTTGGCGAAACCAATTGCTTGGGATGTGGAGTCTGCACCTGTTTTTGCCCCGTGGAAGCCTTACAAGGCTATGGGATTATTAAAATCGACAGGGGCACATGCACAGAGTAGCTGGAGTGCATCGGTATCTGCCCGGTGTATGCTCTGAAAGTGAAAAAATGAAACAGATCAAGTGTGATATAGCTGCCATCAAAAGTGGCCGTTTGGTGGCTGAGGATGTTGTCCGGCGTTTCAATCCTGCCTGATGGGCTATCCTTGCAGATAAACCTATTCGCGAGATTCACTTATCCGATTTCCGAATCTTCACATAAGAAGATTGAGTTGTTTGTCACGGAATTCCGATTGATGCGGCAGCTTGGCTTCACATTATTTCCTATTCG
The sequence above is a segment of the Dehalococcoidia bacterium genome. Coding sequences within it:
- a CDS encoding winged helix-turn-helix transcriptional regulator, translating into MTTSVLTVLTESDQMLIKELRSDARQSTRDLAGKLGISATTVSSKLRKMVADGIIDFAAIVDPRFFGFDSKVVLGVKTTLAPPSDVAKDLAVCKNIQAISLTTGRYDMVIYAMFHNSQDFLKWMSNELSRFDNIADIEVMTILHEVKDYYTGLSNTTIAGYQKTAPRCLEDSELRLIRELELNPRQSIGILGKRTGMTRQTTARKLKKLLTEKVVSVISHADLSAVGLVVPVYVFLKVKLDMIFPAAHTLAANTRVTHVAIVAGSFNLLAYMAFPNTEKMYRFLIRDLRSIPGVISYETIIQVGRSYRSYRLIHE